The genomic region GCTGCTCCTGTGAAGGAAAACATAAATATATGGGCGTTAAAACTAACATTTATTGGTTGTCACAATCAAACTAGTAAGATACCTCGTGGGAGATGCGACGTAAAAGTCTGCGGCGGCACGGCAGGGGTCCCGATCTGCAGCGTTGGGCCGCTACCTCGAATGATCTGGATGTTGGCTGACATCAGGTGGTGCAAGTTGCTAGAGTGACCCTGAAGTACAAAGAAAGGTCACCAAAGTCATTTTGGATTTTTGGCTGAGATCAAAACTTGGTGCAGACGTGACAGGACACCTGCTGTCCGCTGATGGTGGCCACGGGAATAGAAAGCGTGGTAGCGCTGCTGCTCTCCGGGGTGGATGTCATGTGGCCCGGGACCTTGGGGGGAATGGTGATGTGGCCCTGGTTGGATGCTGGCGCAGGGGCTATTAAGCGGCTCGGCATGGGGGACTTCAGAACCGCCTAAGGgtgattattttcactttgttatTTAAGAAAGACATACAATGTTGGTTGTCAACTCTTGGATAAGGTACCTTCATCTGTCCGTCAGTGAGGACCGTGGGCTGGCCTTGGGGCAGATGCACCGGCGGAGCAGGCAAGGCCATAGGCGGTCCACCAGGCTGGATGGGCAGCGCCTGCGGGGCGGGCTGTGGCTGCCCGTGCGTCTGCACTTGCGGGTATGGTCGCACCACCATGGTCTCCTGCTTGTCGTCCCGGAACACCACCGTACTCGTGCCGCCTCCCGCTGGCGGGTGCTCCTGCTGGTCGCTGTCCACAGCCTCGGCGCCGGCTATTAAACGATCATATTTATTTACGGATTATGATAAACAAACAGAAAGGAGCGGAGCGTTTCCCCCATGTTGGACTTGTGATACAACTAATCTAGTTAGACGATTACTCTTGGTACTcattaaataataattattcaaATCACTCCCTTGTACCGACTCAAATTTAATGTCTCGCTCCCTCCCTGGTTTTCGGGCATCATTTATTAATCATTGGAAAAGTGATGGTTATTTTGCTCACCTTGCAGATTTGACGGTTGACTGACAGGCACCAGGTTTCCACCGGCGGGCATCAGGGGAGGTCCTCCGGGACTCGAGGCGGGCTGCCCGTGTCGTGGGAATTGTTGGGAGCTCATTCGGATTTTGATTTTTCTTTAACTCGACGACTTGAGAAAAAGAACGTAAATACACGCGTGTGAAAAGAAAGAATAAGTGCGCATGCGCGGCTGTGCCAACAGAAGTACCGAGCACCTCAACAATGAAAGACTCGAAAAATTAACCCTTTAACGGAATGAGCGGGGGTACAAAAACTGAACATAGTTATGGTCGGCGGCTAACATTATAAGACAACTTATAACATAAGCAAATCGATACGTAAATTAAAGAGTATTTTTCCTTGCGTTTATCGCTCGAAACACTCGTCTAACCTCAAGTTTCATCACCATTTATCAAGTGAAGCGACGTCATTTTCGCCGCTTTGGGAAAAGAACACAAACGCGATGTTAGCCCAGTGAGACTTCCACTGGAAATATTCGACGCTTTTGCTTCGATAACATCACATAGTAGAAGGAATACATTTTTATCCGAGCAAGCTTATTAGCAACAAGCTAACGTGAGACTCGCTAGGTCTTGCTGCCGCCTGTTTATCACTCACGTCCAAATTAACTTTTATGGCGAACGACTGGCGAAAACAGGTCACGCTACACAAGGGAAGGCTTTTCCgagtgtccacatgtgtttaccTTATTACTGAATTTATAAGCAACGCTCCTTttctggattacaatttttccattcgtcttttcttttcttttttttcttcgttcGCGACAACATGTAAGCCGGAAGAACGCTTGATAGTCAGCCGGCCCCCTTGACTCTTTCAACCAATCGGGGAAGAGAATTCTGAGAGGTCGACCAATGGGAGCGGGGAACATGCATCAACCAATCGCAACTTTAAATTGAGAGCCGGCCCCTCTAACTAGTTTTAACGAATCAGGGAAGAGAAAACCGGGGCATTGCCAAATGGAAGCGCGAGAAATGCGTCGACCAACCTTAACAACCAAGAGCCGCCCTTCTACTTCCTTTAACCAATCAGCGAGAATAAGACCAAAGTGTCGACCAATGGGAGAGCGAGAATCTCATTTGACCTCCACAAGAATGTTTACCATTATTTACGTTATTTAAATATGTTTACTTTTTTATCCATCAATTAAGGTATTTTCTATTCAATTAAGTGAAAATGACAATTATTTAGTCAGTGCGGGCTGGCGGTCCCTGCTGAATCTCCCGCCACTTGATTATGACTCCTGGTTGTGATACCACAGATATACGCGAGGTGGCGCTAGACTGACATTTGGGAATGAGGTGAATAGCGTTGTGGCCTTTTCACCTCGAAAAGTTGTATTTTATTGCCTGCACCTGTCATTGTGATGCCATTCATGACCTCAGCTCAGCGAGCATCAAACAACACAATAACAAGTGTTGAGGGAAATTTTTTTTAGAGTGTTTCGAGTGTTTCTTTGCTTTTATCGTATACCGATTTGCAGCGTCGTGGATGAACTGCTGCCTCCAAGTAGGCCTCTGTGTTATCGCTATTAAGCCACCTCCCAACTGGTCACGCTAACAAAAGCCAGACTCGCCATTGGTCCAGCATTATTTCCGTTATTTAATTTAGGGCCTTCGTTATTTACATGCAGCGTACATGTGGCTGCATAAACTCGTTCTGCATGCTCGGGCATGATCGGACAATTCTGCACAGCTGCACTCTTTCGTATACACGAGTACACACGCATAAACACACTTGACACGTGTTTTTGTCTAACTTAGTGCGagctaaaacacacacacagttttaaAATGTTACAAGCACTTGCAAAAAATGGTGCGTTTTCAAGAATTCATTCATAGGAGAAACATTCCAAAAAATCAGAAGCTTCGTGGAAAACTTGAGTGGTGGGGTGCTATGAGGCGGGGGTTGACATTCCATGGAAGCTGTAGGCAGGAAGTTGTGGAATTTCCATGAAAATGAGAGCAAAGCACAGATTTCGACATGGATTTTTCAACTGTTTGACGTTGGTGTAGCATAGCGGGAACTTAGCGAGAAAAAATGCCATGCGTAGCTACTTCGAGGATCCATGGTTGAAATTTAACAAGGCAGCCATCTTGGGGCTCACAATTCGACCCAAGcctgaaattgaggaggaatttTGCCACCATCTTGGGGGAATTCCAGATTTTAGAAAATGGATGCGCCTAGACTTGGGATGCTAGGTCACGGCAATCCCAGCAGGaatccagatgtgtgtgtgcgtgcatggaaCGACACGAGATCTTAATTCCTAGGAGCAATGTTCCGTCACTCAGCGCTCCGACTCGGAACATTCCTCTCAGTTCATCGCCGGGCGAGTGAGGGAGGGTGATGCTTGCAGGAATTAATCAGAAATTTCAAGTATGCAAGTAAGAAATGGGCCAAAAAAAGGGCGACGGTAAAACTCAAAGACACCTGCCCCGTTTGGGAAGAGATTCTCCATGGCTATTTTCAACAAGTAAAGACAGCAGCGGTGAGAGAACGAATGGCATCCACGGAATGCCATCGCTGTCTCACCGAGCGGGCCAACGAGGAAGGCATAAATATTGACAttaagaatttttttcttttttttttttttatgtgccacAGCTGCACATGCCAAGACGGAAGATGCCTGATAAGGCAGATCTCAGTAGTGGAAGAGCTTCAGGGTTTGTTTAAAGGAAATGGAgaattgataaaaaaataataataataattgtgctGTTTGGAGCGTAaaaatgcaatgtttttttttgggtcagataatttattttgtttttatttgaaaatttatgTAAATAGTTTGAAagaagtatttttttatttgaattttttgttttgtttttttggtcagatcaatttttttttcattttagaattgctatcaaaataaaagaggaagccatatatatttatttgtttttatgtgaaagtttttttgttttttatggtcaaatcaatttttttttcattttagaattgcttttaaaataaaagagGGAGCCATTTTCTGGACATATATTAATATCTTTAATCTCTCAGTCGGGTGAAATATTAAATCATacttcaccaaaaaaaaacttcacagCAATGTCCATACTGGATCAGAAACTTTTTTGTGTATCTGTCACCTGTTATAACATTAATATGAGAACAAAACCAAATCAGAGAACATCTTTGGcaccaaaaaaacaaacttacgaacaaaaaaaaagaaaacaattataTATTAACTTCACTTCCATGTAAACACATTCCGAGGGAGCCATTTTGTGTTCCGCTGCATTGACCAGCAAATGCATTGATTCATATTGTGTGCGATAGATGGGAAAGCATGAAGTGGAACGATCCATTTAATGTCAGAATTTACGTGGGTAATCCCCACTGACATCAACGGCGACACTTCCAAACTGGATTAGTGTACCGAGGcggtatttcccccccccccccccttccagagTGGGCATTCCAGTTTAATACGAAAACACATTCCAGGCAAAGTTGGAGTTTGGCTGATGGCGGAAAGCAAAGTCTATCTAAAGCGAGGGGGAATGCGCGACGTTTTAACGAGGGCTGAGGGACTTCACATTCCCCGCTTTAGATagccttttttttctcactccgTCAGCCAGGAATGTGAGAAGATTAGCTTCCAGCGCAGGGGCGAGGCAAGGCCAGGGGGAATTGACGCTACAAGGCCGCAAATATTAGCTTCGGAGTTTGGAAGGTCTGACCCGCGTGAAGGCTAAATTCAACATCACGTAGTGTTAAGTTGAACCTCGATGGAGTCCTAATCCGAACCTGAAAAACAAACCTTCCCTTCTCTCACGCCTGAAATGTAGCGAAATAATGTTTTCGTATCATCAGCGTTTGGGATTTTCTAAAGCCGCTCCGCGTTGAGAGTTTTGTAAACGTTCCATCCCCAAAGATaaataaaagttaaatacacATTGTTCTGTCACACAGAAGACACGGCACGCCTCCAACTTCCATTCTTTTAAATTATAAAAACATTTAGCTTAAAAGGCGATACAAATAAGCAGCgatgacccaaaaaaataaataaaatacagcaACATCCCTCAAATGAGGATCTCCACCATCTCGGAGTCGTTGTTGATGCTCTCCGAGGCCCGTCGGGTTCCTCCCAGCTCGGCTTCTTCTGAATTATCTACGCCCGAGAAACATCATCGTCATGACAACAATCTACGTTTATTAAGAAACAAAAACTCACCAGAGGCGGCCATGGCTAACTTTGGTCGGTCACATTGCGTGCTGGAGTCCCGGCTTTTCCGTCGTAGCAGGCCACCACCTGTCTGGTCATCCGAGAAGCTCTTTCCTACGGATGCGGACAAAGAAAGAAGTAGCTTAATTAGCTTTGCTTACATCCACATTTACACGCTCGCTTCTTCCCATGACTATTCTGGATCGGGGCTATTCATGACACGCATTCCATCTTAAAAACGCCTCGTCTATTTGAGAACCAGGAGGGgccgtctgttttttttttcgtctggTGGACAGTTGTCCCTCGATACGATCTCACCTTTAGTTTCGGTACTGCCGGTCGCCGTGGCGATGGACGGGACGGACGCGGCCGGACGAAGATTGGATTGCTCCCATCTGGAGCGCTGCTGGAGGACTTTAATCATGGCATCCTTCTCCaggagctgtgcgtgaagggcTCGGATTCTGCACACGGACGCTCGTGTTAATCGATAAATAACTTTAGGCATTCGTTTAAAAACACAAAGGCCATCTTGTATGCTTATCGCATAACGATCTCTGCCGGATTACGAAATATCAGCGTATCTTTTCAATTTTAGGAGAAGTCTGCAAGCTCCAAACGTGTGTGAAAAGTTTTGAATGGACCCATTGTGAAGTTAACAGGGATGAATTTAATTTCTATCTCGGAAAATCAGTTGGTGGAATTCTGTTGGATTTTCCGAAGACCTGGAATTGATCCGAGTGACCCGAATGGTTATTGGGGATTTTTAATTTGAGAACATTTTGTGTACCTGTTCTCCATCTCCTGACGTCTGTGATTGGTCAGAGGCAAGTCCTCGTTAAAACTGCTGTCAGGAGAATGTCGGGGTGAGGTGTTGATGATGGTGGTATCTCTGTGAAGCATcaaaaactgttaaaaaaaaaaaactgggatgTTTTTGGGCAGCTGTGATTTTCTCAGGTACCTTTGCGCCGCAGCTGTGGCGGCGGCGTCCATGGCAAATTGTCTCATGGTGCTTTCCTCAAGATACTTCTGTTCCCATTTGGTGATGTCTGCTTCCAAGGCCAGGATACGTTCCTCACGTTCCCTCAGCTGCTGTTGCGACAGCGAGGAGCTTAGCTCCGAAGCCACGGAGCCTGAAGTCTGGTTCTGAAGGCAACGTGGGTTAAGTTAGATGAAGTTTAATTCTACCCTGAGACGTCCTCCATCGGGAAATATCTTCACCTGTTGCACACGCATGCTTTTGAGTTCCTGCTCAAGGCGGGTGCGCAATCGCATCTCCAGTTCTTCTCGCTTCTCGCACGCCGCCTGCAGCTGACCCAGCGAGCTCTGGAGGCGTTCCACCTTCTGCACGTAGGCTCGCTTCCTGTGCAGTTCGTCCTCCAGTTGGCGGTTTCGGGTGTGCGCTGAGAGCAGAGCCTTCTCCAGGAGCTCACGTCCACGCTGGCTCTCCTCCGCAGACACCCGCAAGTTCTGGAGGGACCTCTCCAGACGTTCACGTTCACGTTGCTGCTCCTCATCTGGACACAcagagttaaaaaaagaaaaatctttcgtatgggtgttccacagggttcaatttCGGGCCCcttgttgttttcattttctttcttccAGGCTATGTGGATGTGGTTTTCTTTTAAAGTGttttataaataaagttgaataAATCAACACACTGCAGCTTTTGTACTTGTTTTTCCGTAACTCCTCAATAAAACAGAAAATGATGTGTCACTTGGAAAGGGGGCTTGATTacacaacccccccacccccgcccccccctgtGCTGTGACTGCATGCCTGCCAGGGGAATGCAGACTTCCTCTGATCCACTtacatgcgcacacacgtaCATACACAAGGCATAGCTTTGTACTGCCAAAAGCTGTGGAATGCCTCCACGGAACGCCAAGCAAACAAGAAGCTGAAAATATAAGCGAGCGCCAGCGAGACGGTGAAGTCAACGCCCTACTATTGTCCGACTTCGGTCCAGTCCACAAACaactctgtgtgtgtatggactCACTTTGTTCGAGGAGCTTGAGGAAAACGTGTTGCTTTTGTTCGGAGCATTCGGTTTCCTTGTCTGCTCTCTGCTTGGCGGCCGCGCACACTTGTTCTGGAAAGCAACACGTGGTTTAGGGTTTGAAGTTCTGGTATCGAATTACCGAGTCACGCCGTACCTTTGAGATCCCGGTTGAAATCGTGCATCCTTTTGATTTGGGCTTCTAGTTTGTTCCTCATGGTCTTCTCCAGCGCTTCACGCTTGGATGAGCCCTTCATTAGAGTCTCGTACGCCTCGGAGATCCTGGCGATCTCGTTCTCCAGCTTGGAGGAGACATTGGAGCGTCAATCGGATAATGCGAGGAAGGAAAGAAAGTAAAGGAGGGACAAAAGAAGGAAATCCTCATTTACCTTATGCAGGCGTGCGGCCTTCTCAGCGTAGATGTCCACTTCCCGCCTCAGTCTCCAGTTCTCCCGTCTCAGGGCATCAACCTCGTCTCCGGACCTTTCCCTGATGGGTGGAATGAAATGAATCGACCACAGATTTTAAACCGGTCGAGTTGAGTCGACTATACCTGCGCTGAGAATAGAAGGGTGGAGGCGTGTTAGGGTCAAGGAAGTACACCTCCTGGTCCTGGGGTGGGTACCCAGGAGGGGGTCCCCGCGGGTCCCCTTGAGGAATGGTGGTGTACAACTGTGGAAAACTCTGAGAGGTGCTCATGGACGGGAGCATTCGAGGCCCCGGGTTCCCTTCCAGGGTGAGTCGCATGAGGCGCTCGCTGAGGGAGCGGGCGTGCTCCCGCTTGGCATCCCAGTGCATGTCCACGCCAGAGTCCAGCTCCCCTTTTAGGTACTGCGAATGCACTTTGGCCTCCTCGTAGGTGGGAAGCTCCTCCCCGTGGTAGGAAATCCTCAAAGGCTTTTCCGGATGAACGCAGCTTCCCTGGTATTCCTGCCCTTGGGGGTCCTGCCGGGTGGACATGTGCAGGTACTGGCACTCGGTTAGGTTCTCCTGAGAAGAACGAGGACTTCCTCGAACACCGCCGCTACCACGTAAGGCCTGCTGCTGGATGGCTAGCAAGGCACGGGTGTCTGTTAGGTTCCCGAAGCGGAGCTGCTCCTGGATGAGGCGGTGCAGGACCGTCCCGGGGGCAGCCTCGGCGGTTCTCATATCCAAGAAGGCGAGGGGGAGGCCTGGATGGGGGGGACTTGAGGAACAGCACGGATCACAAGGAATCTGAAGGAAAACACACTTGTCAACCTTTTAATCCTTTATTAGGGCTTCAGCGTGTAAGGGAACATTAAATTTGATTTTGTAGAACTGTATTATAAGTGCCTGAAATTTGGTCGGCATGCTGTTCATGAGTTgtcccacaaaaaaaagtctcaagatcATCAGCCACATAAATCAGTTGAATAAAAACCCCAGCCAATGAAATGTCATAATTCCTCAAATAGTATTGGCTGATTGCTCCACAACTGCAACATCATGTCAGTTTTGTAAATAACAcataaaatttatttttttaatttatatatatatttttttatttattgttgaaaGTCTATAAGACTGAAGatgaattaaaacaaaataaacaaggctgatttttaattttttttttttggagtgccAATCAaaattaagaaataaaaatgtaaaagcaAAACCATCATGTAAAATTCTAAACAATGCACTTTTACACTTTAAATAGTTCTTTTTCTTACTTCTGACTGGTAATTAACTTAAAAGGTCAAAAACAACCTTCCAATATTTTTACACATTTTAACTGCGGCCGAGAATTCTTCTCCACGTACACTTCTTGCGCCATTGTACAGCACAATCCATaaaacggggggaaaaaaaatctataaaacaCTGAAAAACTCACCAAATTTTAGTCTCATCACACAAAGAAGAACACTTCAAAGTccgggagtaaaaaaaaaaaaaaaaaaacctccgaaAAGCTCCTGGAGTGCGCAAATGCAGTCCACGCGCGCAAGTGAGTGTGAGCAGACTGAGTGTGGCTCATAAAAGGCTCACAGGCTGATTGTTGCGAGGGAGGAATGAGTGGAATGCTGAGGCTTCACGTCCCCCGGGGATCAAACGCACCaggaggaggggggagaggaaaaggaaggaggaggggTCGTGGCGGGCATGGGGGCGTTGGGCAAGGGAGGGTGGTGCTGATGATGGCGTGAGCAGGGGGGGGGCTGTCTAGCTATATATGTATCCACTGGATCTAACGTTGCATTCAGGGACTATCAGAAATTACAGTATTCCCGCAAAATGACCTCATGACCTTCAAGGCAATCGGAAATGTTAGTAGAGTATTCCAGAGTGCCCAAAACTAGTCTAGGATTAATCATTGAGGGTAAATATTTAAGCCGGGGCTCGTGCCGGGTAATTGTGGAGTGAGGGTCCTGGTGTGCTAGCTGAATGGGTTGGGGGGTGGGTTGTTGGTCTACGAGGCACGTTGCCTGCCAGCTGTCCACaaactcacccccccccccaaacaatcTTCCCTCCTTTGAGCAGAAGCTGTGAGAGATGCATTGTTCTCCCCCGAAAAAAGCAGACATGATGGGGGCAGACCTGCCATCTGCTGCCCTCAACCCCCCCCATCATTCCAGCTTTTTGGGATCAGCTGTCCATCTATTGGAGGGTGGcgggcaagggggggggggtaatatgTCGGTAGcttgtaaacaaaacagcgcTTGTTAGCGCCTGCCCGCCTCGTGGCCcgcccaggtttgcggccaaacgtccacctgctcatttgcatggcAGTTCAACTGACACTCCAGATAAGACTTgagccggaaaaaaaaaaacaaaaaaaaaacaacggcgCTAAAATTCTGCTTACGCTAATCAGCACAATGTCGTCTTTGTTGAACTATTTTGATAGGAGTTCAAATACAGCTTTTCTGCTAGCTTACTTATATAaagggagacaaaaaaaaactaaatttggaGTGTCACGAGTAGACCGATAAGGTTCCAAGAAGTATTGCCTGAAAACAacacaggaagtcagccattgtGGTTTTGGGATCCTTCGAAGATTAACTTAAATTGGACTGTTGGGAAAAATTCCACCTCAAATACAAGTTTCCCTTAGTAGCATAaaatttgggaggaatgtcaatCATGAGTAAAGCGACCAAAAagtcatgttaaaaaaaaaagtatataaatatactaaatataatatatattttatttttattatactaACTCTTGTCTTTAAATACAAAGTAAATCTGCCATTGGCCTCCTAAAAGACATAaaatttagttaaaaaaaaaagtcaatcatgAATAAACTGACCAAAAAgtcatgttgaaaaaaaaagtatataaatatactaaatataatatatattttatttttattatactaACTCTTGTCTTTAAATACAAAGTAAATCTGCCATTGGCCTCCTAAAAGACATAaaatttgcttaaaaaaaaaagtcaatcatgAATGAACCCACAAAAAAATGTCTTACGTTTCATTCCAGGGGATTTTAACACCACCGTTTTTGTCTTGTTGTTTGATTGTTGTGATTGGAAAGTAGTAGTTTGTGTATACACCAAACACAAAggtattttctttgttttcaccTGCAACATAAAAACACAACGCACAAACCAGTCTCCCAAACGCTGATGTGGTataaataaactttttttcctAAAGCTAAGTACGGGTGCCATTTTGGCTGAGCACAATGTGAGCTGCTGTGTGCTGATGGTGATGTGAGCTGAGGTGGGAGAAGTTTCTTTTGTTtgaccgacacacacacacacacacacacacacacaccccgcaAAGGAGGAAATGGACACATTCCTCAAATTACCATGAC from Syngnathus scovelli strain Florida chromosome 10, RoL_Ssco_1.2, whole genome shotgun sequence harbors:
- the amotl2a gene encoding angiomotin-like 2a gives rise to the protein MRTAEAAPGTVLHRLIQEQLRFGNLTDTRALLAIQQQALRGSGGVRGSPRSSQENLTECQYLHMSTRQDPQGQEYQGSCVHPEKPLRISYHGEELPTYEEAKVHSQYLKGELDSGVDMHWDAKREHARSLSERLMRLTLEGNPGPRMLPSMSTSQSFPQLYTTIPQGDPRGPPPGYPPQDQEVYFLDPNTPPPFYSQRRERSGDEVDALRRENWRLRREVDIYAEKAARLHKLENEIARISEAYETLMKGSSKREALEKTMRNKLEAQIKRMHDFNRDLKEQVCAAAKQRADKETECSEQKQHVFLKLLEQNEEQQRERERLERSLQNLRVSAEESQRGRELLEKALLSAHTRNRQLEDELHRKRAYVQKVERLQSSLGQLQAACEKREELEMRLRTRLEQELKSMRVQQNQTSGSVASELSSSLSQQQLREREERILALEADITKWEQKYLEESTMRQFAMDAAATAAAQRDTTIINTSPRHSPDSSFNEDLPLTNHRRQEMENRIRALHAQLLEKDAMIKVLQQRSRWEQSNLRPAASVPSIATATGSTETKGKSFSDDQTGGGLLRRKSRDSSTQCDRPKLAMAASDNSEEAELGGTRRASESINNDSEMVEILI